One Eurosta solidaginis isolate ZX-2024a chromosome 5, ASM4086904v1, whole genome shotgun sequence DNA segment encodes these proteins:
- the LOC137252680 gene encoding polycystin family receptor for egg jelly-like — translation MPLSATICQTNNKNKANAFKCAKDLAKYVNDTNGHLECVENQKDAAGFTKEYPTQHVRLEEKDNNSNMQQAAKVEKNHENLTPQEKVLFGVFRSPVLIHSAKHCTHCECVHGKQAHSPIMINVAKRQEITVKGPSCSPRSVTYTWKAINHEGGLLYDLGTTTVPRVTWHPYKVAVRLQDEHKNNRLIVTKSDGSTTGRCVCHIDFVYLRLYAHIDGSRIMRVGVRQKLTISGTESFDYMLPSQQQQLTYRWECKPDKRDLNSKYCEAGKTFATSPTITVDGSQLVVNGQYKFTLYVNSPLTGMESSDSIYIHCSWGSKIPLILLCFENCWELLFNRGVAIHMGVDCFTECGTKREFVFKINNEVKERNTNGHFRFMPPDVPEFNVTFILTADGVESDSYTTFERNDPPANGLCKVEPTSGIPGDTLFKASCQDWQDKQLPLRYTLKAEKLVIDQTSDPNWEVYVPQVSELTFVICDRLRACTKTKVSVTLTEVKIPKGLQEIIEYMKKPGNDIKNLLIGGELGRAVVKAILMMKDQGIEVDKYIVEQFHDFEAKNAVDILQLGTIINQLLSSLGNITSVDTETFLELLDKMCDGFKETKESGEIKDIQLDELHDLTEEIIELVSKLTTHAETFGDTQSTLWEFEAGMIQVANERGKVTPRMAHLIEHYGKYGKLNDTILTPINIRMHALCKTLELLHYVGFASSFRIHKGDATFKIETDLVKMTTMGIDTQNTIWLVSPDLKTTAILTKQMLQNMQNQLGGADMTAQVISFKDNPFWWFPTEHPITTAVFYFSSFSKEERSIEETHINVPIRLNMLQKRTAKQPPLIQGAVDDSMEMPIYRIRTPAGAAVIINFITVMVDMDVLVKCQNMPKLSEVRDGDMRVMRESLTQDGIQYSDHNHAHNENWCYVALIASADANVRQLSKYTFTVEIYECLTWNTNLDNPTWRTDGCESIHEGENITCNCYHMSVFAGRSYYSTAEEVVRDRNVKDQLDVNWYLVAFYILIVFIFIWLLLRAYDDMCSAGAEKLLTEMTENEKQRPRTIALHITTGPHWTAASSANVTVTVPAMIFQRSYAIAQNPEKPLLKPNTTCVLELPIRASDLSNPPKILISRNDSGRYPSWYCESITIVNLENGEKWHCTVRKWIGTKPVEVQPDKEHAAPTNLTNAEKKQLRKEKWQKIKAHYHDFFVCWFLFQPLYGPHQYGVVVVDRFVRSCIWIAKFAVIILLVFLWLGATTLDNYEAERYVYEFIIDIIDCKFVLFVIGCYFATLLVELLMLLIAFPECIFKCKKSPKNDARSPKPKKRIFKKFIYKDKRASSATVPVTQPKNKVSATTEENEIAARSDQNRVLGLPNENSAAASQEQNDVSAPRDVDEVSDST, via the exons TACTCTTCGGAGTGTTCCGTAGTCCAGTACTGATTCATAGCGCCAAACATTGTACGCATTGCGAGTGCGTACATGGCAAGCAAGCGCATTCACCTATTATGATAAATGTCGCGAAACGACAGGAAATCACAGTGAAAGGACCTTCGTGCTCTCCCCGCTCGGTGACGTATACTTGGAAAGCTATAAACCATGAAGGAG GGCTATTATATGACTTGGGAACTACAACTGTACCACGTGTCACGTGGCATCCTTATAAAGTTGCTGTGAGACTACAAGATGAGCACAAAAACAATCGTCTTATAGTAACTAAGAGTGATGGTTCAACCACAGGACGGTGTGTG TGTCACATCGACTTTGTTTATTTACGCTTATACGCTCATATTGATGGTTCACGAATAATGCGCGTAGGTGTACGACAAAAGTTAACAATAAGCGGTACGGAAAGTTTTGATTACATGCTAccttcgcaacaacaacaacttacttATCGCTGGGAATGTAAACCCGACAAACGGGACTTAAACTCGAAGTACTGCGAAGCTGGAAAAACATTTGCTACAT ctccaacaataacagttgaTGGCAGCCAACTCGTGGTAAACGGTCAATATAAGTTTACATTGTATGTAAATTCACCACTAACGGGTATGGAATCCAGCGACAGCATTTATATACATTGTTCATGGGGTTCAAAAATACCGTTAATATTACTTTGCTTCGAAAATTGTTGGGAATTGCTATTCAATAGAGGCGTTGCCATACATATGGGTGTCGATTGTTTTACCGAATGTGGCACTAAACGGGAAttcgtatttaaaataaataatgaagTTAAAGAGAGAAATACAAATGGACATTTCCGATTTATGCCGCCAGATGTACCTGAATTCAATGTAACCTTCATACTAACAGCGGATGGCGTAGAAAGCGATAGTTATACTACTTTTGAACGCAATGATCCACCTGCAAATGGATTATGTAAAGTTGAACCGACAAGTGGCATACCTGGTGATACGCTTTTTAAAGCCTCATGTCAAGATTGGCAAGATAAGCAATTACCGTTGCGTTATACGCTAAAGGCAGAAAAGTTAGTTATCGATCAAACAAGTGATCCGAATTGGGAAGTATATGTGCCACAAGTGAGTGAATTAACATTTGTTATATGCGATCGTTTAAGAGCGTGTACGAAAACCAAAGTTTCTGTAACGCTTACGGAAGTGAAGATCCCAAAAGGATTGCAGGAGATTATAGAGTATATGAAAAAACCTGGAAATGATATAAAAAACTTGTTAATTGGTGGTGAATTGGGGCGTGCTGTTGTGAAAGCAATATTAATGATGAAAGATCAAGGCATAGAAGTCGATAAATATATAGTTGAACAATTTCATGATTTTGAAGCGAAGAATGCAGTCGATATACTGCAGTTGGGCACAATTATAAATCAGTTATTATCATCTTTAGGTAATATCACAAGCGTAGATACCGAAACATTTTTGGAGCTATTAGATAAAATGTGTGATGGTTTCAAAGAAACAAAAGAGAGTGGTGAAATAAAAGATATACAATTAGATGAACTACACGATTTGACTGAAGAAATTATTGAACTCGTATCCAAATTAACCACACACGCAGAAACATTCGGTGATACGCAATCAACTTTATGGGAGTTTGAAGCTGGTATGATACAAGTAGCTAACGAACGCGGTAAGGTGACGCCACGTATGGCACACTTGATTGAACATTACGGCAAATATGGCAAGTTAAATGATACAATCTTGACGCCAATCAATATACGCATGCATGCGCTTTGCAAAACGCTCGAGTTGTTACATTATGTTGGTTTTGCAAGTAGTTTTCGTATACATAAAGGTGATGCGACTTTCAAAATTGAAACTGACTTAGTAAAAATGACAACAATGGGCATAGATACGCAAAACACTATATGGTTGGTTTCTCCCGATCTAAAAACTACTGCTATATTAACAAAACAGATGTTGCAAAATATGCAAAATCAACTAGGTGGTGCAGATATGACAGCACAAGTGATTTCTTTTAAGGACAATCCATTCTGGTGGTTTCCCACTGAACACCCTATAACAACAGCGGTCTTTTATTTTAGCTCATTTAGTAAAGAAGAGCGATCTATTGAAGAAACACACATCAATGTACCAATTAGGTTGAATATGCTACAAAAGCGCACTGCCAAGCAACCACCGTTAATACAGGGCGCTGTTGACGACAGCATGGAAATGCCCATTTATAGAATACGCACTCCAGCAGGTGCTGCAGTTATTATCAATTTCATTACAGTTATGGTGGATATGGATGTTTTGGTGAAATGTCAAAATATGCCAAAATTGAGCGAGGTGCGCGATGGTGATATGCGCGTGATGCGCGAGAGCCTCACACAGGATGGCATACAATATTCAGATCATAATCATGCGCATAATGAGAATTGGTGTTATGTCGCCTTAATAGCTAGTGCAGATGCAAATGTACGGCAACTATCAAAATATACATTCACTGTTGAAATCTATGAATGTCTCACATGGAATACAAATTTAGATAATCCCACATGGCGCACAGATGGTTGCGAAAGCATACACGAAGGTGAGAATATCACATGCAACTGTTATCATATGTCAGTATTTGCCGGACGCTCATATTATAGCACAGCTGAAGAGGTGGTGCGTGATCGTAATGTTAAAGATCAGCTCGATGTTAATTGGTATTTAGTCGCTTTCTATAtattaattgtatttatttttatttggctTCTACTGCGCGCTTATGATGATATGTGCAGTGCAGGCGCTGAAAAGTTGTTAACAGAAATGACTGAAAATGAAAAGCAGCGTCCACGTACGATTGCTCTACATATAACAACGGGCCCGCATTGGACTGCAGCGAGCTCGGCGAATGTTACAGTGACGGTGCCCGCAATGATATTTCAACGCTCTTACGCAAtcgcacaaaatcctgaaaaaccACTGTTAAAACCAAATACCACATGCGTGCTGGAATTACCAATACGCGCTAGCGATCTCTCAAATCCACCAAAAATCTTGATCAGTCGAAATGATAGCGGTCGTTATCCTTCATGGTATTGTGAATCGATAACGATTGTTAATTTGGAAAATGGCGAAAAGTGGCATTGTACAGTGCGCAAATGGATTGGCACTAAACCAGTTGAGGTGCAGCCAGATAAAGAGCATGCAGCGCCGACAAATCTTACAAATGCTGAAAAGAAGCAGCTGCGTAaagagaaatggcaaaaaattaaGGCACACTATCATGACTTTTTTGTATGCTGGTTTCTATTTCAGCCGCTTTACGGTCCACATCAGTATGGCGTGGTCGTGGTGGATCGCTTTGTGCGTAGCTGCATTTGGATTGCTAAATTTGCGGTTATTATTTTGTTAGTGTTTTTATGGTTAGGTGCTACTACACTGGATAATTATGAAGCTGAGCGTTACGTATATGAGTTTATAATAGACATCATTGACTGCAAATTCGTGTTATTTGTAATAGGCTGCTATTTTGCTACATTATTGGTTGAGCTGTTAATGCTTTTGATTGCTTTtcccgaatgtatttttaaatgcaaaaaGTCGCCCAAAAATGACGCAAGATCACCGAAGCCGAAAAAACGCATATTCAAGAAGTTTATTTACAAGGACAAAAGAGCATCGAGTGCCACAGTGCCAGTTACGCAACCTAAAAATAAAGTGTCAGCTACtacagaagaaaatgaaatagcagCTCGCTCAGATCAAAATAGAGTATTAGGTCTCCCCAATGAAAATAGCGCGGCAGCTTCTCAGGAACAAAATGACGTGTCGGCTCCACGGGATGTTGATGAAGTATCAGATAGCACTTAA